ttataaaacgtcatattttagaagttatacgcgcCAAAGAAGTGAAccaattaaattaattataataatataataataataaaagttaacTCATTCAGTTGAAATTGAATTTGTAATTTGAATGTATACATATGCTATGAAATGAGAATAAAACTAATAATTTTACATTTGAATACATAATGTACATGTACAGCTCATTCGTGAGCTtccaaaagaaaataaataaaataaataaataaaactaacaCCTGTGTACGTGTGCATAGAGAAAACCAAGGCaaataaaaatctaaaatttGAGGGATACGTGTCCTAAGCAGCGTGAGCTTCAAGCCAAACCATTTTAGTATAAATACAGACAACCTCACAATTCACAAATTGCTCAAttcatttcttttcttttacCTACATGTCGCCTCTCCTTTTtgtctattcatatatatatatttatttattattatttacactataataataataaagccatgctctgttttaagtattttaactcccgatcaccgctaccctttccgattgatctggaaCCCATAACtcatgtcagggctctgcccgactaagttcgttgggattctatctcgggacttcgggacaaggttgaattaggggtactatacttaacacgagtgcattatattaaaagttatacccaaaatttataccaggagtccttctagttaaaccctaaagttacacagtgggtccattctcttttctcactattttattttctttttgtaatttacccaaaactattatttattattctattctCATCAAAAGTCATATCTACTATTTTATTTActcaataggaaaccctaattgagacacccaagtaatcctaCACAACTCCTAAAATTctagaacaatcagaatcaggatcagggcccctaaaactcagggggggtattccCCACTTGACGATTATCCTTATAATTTGCTGTCTAAATTGAAATTATTCGTTCCATCGACTCAGCTAGCCTACTCCCACACGCGGCAAACCTATGGTCATTacgtgtcccttacggaccgtaagggataagtcttacggtccgtaagcctgtcaaatttcgtgtataaatagcaggcatcGGCACTTGCAGTCTGCTGTTCATTCGACGATTAAATTCCGATTATACACCGAGTTATCGTCCAAATACTCTAAAAACACACAcgcgaatcactaattagtatagcagggtgctgctacgacacagggtattaactcgatcgctattacgattcattttccgaccgatcaatatatccaatggatgtttaagtgccacccacattagggttatactttgtcgttcgtcgttaaatcgatggatgtttaagtatcacactttgtcgttcgttgtgagaatttgatctcgtgagttatcgtaattgttgtattaagttacctacctagttcgtgtgcactaggttacaaggctaaatcaataggctaagctctgcctgtataaatctgcaatatatcaaggcttatctgtagactaaactttggccgtatgaatctgcatgtttataatgtgagtcattttctttttatcgattgttttacaatactccaaattattttcagaattataaattacagtgattaagtttatgtaatcaccaaattacagccagtatgtggggtattgtgcacattactactgttttaatcacattaggtgggcgaacctaaaattaagtgatataccaAAAGAACCGGTATTCGCGCatcagccaatggtgatatgaccacagtcacagatccggtcgagtgacaaatactgtgggtagttggtagataccagaaacatatgtaaaaactcttaatactgtaaattataaccaatgcgtcattttagtaaactgaatgattcactcagtatttcccgctgacaaaacctttttaaaacgcgtttcaggtaattacaatagattggagtaaggattggatccggcactaaaagacttcaagaagtggcttattttattaattaaatcaaattaagaaacattgtttttattaaaagctaccttgtaacaatggaatttattccatttatttaaataaaatccggtgtttctaaactctgatatttttcataactcacggtcctgatgaaatttccgctgcaatattttttaaaaataatcaccggtaccactggactgctcgcggcttccgattccggccaggatggggtcgggggacgTGACAGTTAAGAGTACCACCGGATGCTAAGCCcgtggttcaaaagaaaagaagtttggcACCCGAGAGAAGTCTGGCTGAATGCCAGGAAGTTGAGAAGCTTGTGTCAGCTagcattctccgagaagtcaagtaccaatcatgggttgcaaacccagtTATGGTCAAGAATCCAGACAACTCttggaggatgtgcatagatttcaAGGATCTTAACAAGGCCTGTCCCAAGGATTGCTATCCGCTGCCGGAAATTGATATCAAGGTTGACTCCCTCCCCGGCTACCCTTTCAAATGCTTTCTAGATGCTTACAAAGGGTATTATCAAATACTAATGAAAGAAGGAGATGAAGAAAAGACCGCATTTCACACCGATAAGGGAAtcttttgttaccaaaagatgcctttcgGTCTCAAGAACGCCGGGGCAACCTACCAATTTCTGGTGGACAAAGCCTTCGCAAGCCAAATTGGTAAAAACATGGAAGCATATGTAGATGACTTAGtgatcaaaagcaagacggaatctcaaatgctcgatgacattcaagaaaccttcaagaacctaagaaaggttaacatgaagctcaacccTGAAAAATGTTCATTTGGGTTTGAGGAAGGCAAGTTCCTGGGCCATATTGTTGGGaaacaaagcatcaaggccaacccaAACAAGGTGAAAGCTGTTCTTGAAGCCAAACCACCAAAAACCAAGAAGGAAGTTGAAAGCttgaatgggaagcttgcagccttgaagcgttttacctcaaagttAGAAGAGAGGTCTCCCTCCTTCTTTAAAATGCTCAAAGGTTGCACTGATAAGAAGGACTTCAAATGGACTGAAGAAGCTAATGCAGCCTTTAACCAAATGAAGCAGCACCTAGCTTCCCTGCCTGACATGGCAGCCCCAGAAACGGGCGAATTGATCTCAGTATACCTTTCAGTTGCCGAAGAAGCAATAAGCGCGGTCCTCACAATCGAACGAGGAAAAACCCAGGTACCCGTCtatttcttcagcaaaactttaaaattggCTGAAACCAAATACCCTCCTTTAGAGAAACTTGCCCTAGCCCTCGTGCAAACaactagaaggcttcgaaggtatttccaagcatACCCTATGCAAGTGGTCACCGACCAACCCATCAggagtgtgcttgaaaaaccggaaaactcgggacgattagccaaatgggcCATAGAACTAGTTGagcataacatcacctatgtcccaagaAAAGGTATCAAGGCCCAAGTCTTGGCTGACTTCATCATAGAAGTCCCTAAACAAACTCTCACTGAGGTAAACACAGCCGCCACTGAACCCTTGAACCCCGAAGTCTGGAAGCTCTTTACCGACGGAGCTTCAAGCGTTGAGGGGTCCGGGGCGGGGCTTATTCTAATCAACCCAGAAGGGTTAGAATTCACGTATGCTCTTCGTTTTgactttcagaccaccaataacgaagCGGAATACGAAGCACTGATCACCAGCTTAAGGCTGGCTAAAGAAATGAAGgtccaaaagcttgaagtgttcacagactcATTACTGGTCTCAAGCCAAGTAAACGATAGCTATGTTGCCAAAGAGCCCAACATGAAACGGTACAAAG
Above is a window of Helianthus annuus cultivar XRQ/B chromosome 14, HanXRQr2.0-SUNRISE, whole genome shotgun sequence DNA encoding:
- the LOC110924853 gene encoding uncharacterized protein LOC110924853, yielding MKLNPEKCSFGFEEGKFLGHIVGKQSIKANPNKVKAVLEAKPPKTKKEVESLNGKLAALKRFTSKLEERSPSFFKMLKGCTDKKDFKWTEEANAAFNQMKQHLASLPDMAAPETGELISVYLSVAEEAISAVLTIERGKTQVPVYFFSKTLKLAETKYPPLEKLALALVQTTRRLRRYFQAYPMQVVTDQPIRSVLEKPENSGRLAKWAIELVEHNITYVPRKGIKAQVLADFIIEVPKQTLTEVNTAATEPLNPEVWKLFTDGASSVEGSGAGLILINPEGLEFTYALRFDFQTTNNEAEYEALITSLRLAKEMKVQKLEVFTDSLLVSSQVNDSYVAKEPNMKRYKEKSKELMNTFQMCTIKQIPRSQNKKADALSKLASLTFAHLTKKVLVEVLKAPSIDELEVQDVITDEDPNWMTPTKKFLKDGELQNDQVEAERVKIKARQYVLQGETLYKKGYLAPLLRCVGPEQSQYMIKEIHEGVVVTDNGKQFVEKPFSIWCKEYRINQVFSSVAYPQSNG